A genomic segment from Actinoplanes sichuanensis encodes:
- a CDS encoding coiled-coil domain-containing protein yields MGPITGFRIINLRVRDKVAYPDLVVDLGSGRHVIIGLENGGGKSTLLGFLIHVLLPDKAQFLPRLSLRRQNKKGDEKRVQQYVPGGDPTHVILEVEVPHNDPFRGHRKVLLGACLWKPAGAGPDEDVKELLWSAHSMHADLTLAGLAVRGEDGQLRDAKQWAAWLKEQRLAHPDAEITTQTDQGEWGKHLRETLRIDVDFVRTWLLAMNQDEGAADHVFTYASSRSFLNSIVGAVADPTLKEELAANLVRMGRDADSFSLDRRRQLFFTDVVGHTELLTQFMGTLDEQDGRRLAMLDALLATTSRIESEQRVGDISLTTAKERQATATAERTTAEREYRRAVGRRRQAELQRDRVVYDQAEALLEAERGNYTAAQQRVEAARIAALIAQKRAHDTNIDGIQRMLRERAGESEPLRRVAAAAVRAWHARVTDDIAQEQTAVTAARAGHQQADRAVDHATKASAAAGAAISDASARETSAISQLDRIQRQRDAAVAKGDLRDGEPAADALDRTRQESEGLRDTGETIEAALTEAKNDFTQADSAVRKLSGQHKDAKSALDAATKIRQQVQDATDKLARDIESSGLVDLDPVVLNDHADTVVSVLQAVAERANQDHLRAAERVAAARRATQSLESRGLLPARADITELCEELRGRGLGARPGWDFLATLDETVALRGATAHPGLADGIVVVVPEDLPKVVTYLQGHREALGGPIVVGAPDAFGLDLNAGGQDQQPETAIEAVLPHEAFWSAAAGAQQLAERRDDESAHERATVTSRRLYDQAVQLRREVNRWKSEIGPERLQQAEEGVRTAQAITNDIKGQLDEAETHRTRVGKHRDEVAARLSEASKLQRACDLRLERLTSLASSLAEEPSLRAALDKSRTDLAEARKLQDQAAQDLEAAKEMRQARFAEIEERILAVGQLRHELAEADAAATGVLQPGDDEGDVEVTFDRAALAQQARDAIDRWKGALTDDQLTAQLNLATLQLRTVEQRLQSEPEEIRAAAAALIEQHPTRTSADFDTETERLRRDVERLGILVGKRESNRDQRKAQFDTTTEKYRTLSFPDTLTGEERSDDPVTAEAILTALSDQETVAKDAVTTAEQIEKQVANTVTTIAARQQVLANVASAIDGKVSLLAAGQLLTETIDLEDRRFALNAEAVLATAPTAVATLISAVGAGGSTEDLRTRTQASVEAVAASVETIVKAVREVHARAEDRLGRLAYSLDTIADEVVAGEKIAQTLRRNRGASLARLAVRHHHDLVNRRDSTAHHVATFEERLGRLADIAHSSIERLRRSVIGTVRDSVLPDTPAMGRWAGLPLLRLSGLDALTTEQRRAAILSTLTRWFDPELHGRRRAFDTDETMFELLEAITPRFSAKILIPSDPLDPEHKPVEQVAMETSGGEGVTVALILAGLLAARRATAHGYRRTTLLLDNAFAKLTKPAFLRLARDVATSLNVSLVVLTGIKDNGALTVFPTVVQLRVSRRSTANFVVPAGVDDSRLQNLLRDGALYASAVEWNAAHNDTGEAGVWPVMSSATVAFDEQLTLDLADPTDTGMVPNDELTEDEDAA; encoded by the coding sequence ATGGGACCGATCACCGGCTTTCGCATCATTAACCTCCGCGTCCGGGACAAGGTCGCCTATCCCGACCTCGTCGTCGACCTCGGCAGCGGACGGCACGTCATCATCGGCTTGGAGAACGGCGGCGGGAAGTCCACCCTGCTCGGCTTCCTGATCCACGTCCTGCTCCCGGACAAGGCGCAGTTCCTGCCCAGGCTGTCGCTGCGCCGGCAGAACAAGAAGGGCGACGAAAAACGCGTCCAGCAGTACGTGCCCGGCGGCGACCCGACCCACGTCATCCTCGAGGTCGAGGTCCCGCACAACGACCCGTTCCGCGGACACCGGAAGGTCCTGCTCGGCGCCTGCCTGTGGAAGCCGGCCGGCGCCGGGCCCGACGAGGACGTCAAGGAACTGCTCTGGTCCGCCCATTCGATGCACGCCGACCTGACCCTTGCCGGACTCGCCGTCCGGGGCGAGGACGGCCAGCTGCGCGACGCCAAGCAGTGGGCGGCCTGGCTCAAAGAGCAGCGACTCGCGCACCCGGACGCCGAGATCACCACGCAGACCGATCAGGGCGAGTGGGGCAAGCACCTGCGGGAAACCCTGCGCATCGACGTCGACTTCGTGCGGACCTGGCTGCTGGCGATGAACCAGGACGAGGGCGCCGCGGACCACGTGTTCACCTACGCCTCCTCGCGGTCGTTCCTCAACAGCATCGTCGGGGCGGTCGCGGACCCGACGCTCAAGGAGGAGCTGGCGGCCAACCTGGTCCGGATGGGCAGGGACGCCGATTCGTTCAGCCTCGACCGGCGCCGGCAGCTGTTTTTCACCGACGTGGTCGGGCACACCGAGTTGTTGACGCAGTTCATGGGCACGCTCGACGAGCAGGACGGTCGCCGGCTCGCGATGCTGGACGCCCTGCTCGCTACCACTTCTCGTATCGAGAGCGAACAGCGCGTCGGAGACATCTCCCTGACGACCGCCAAAGAGCGGCAAGCCACCGCGACCGCCGAGCGAACCACCGCCGAACGTGAGTACCGGCGGGCCGTGGGCCGGCGGCGACAGGCCGAACTGCAACGCGACCGCGTCGTCTATGACCAAGCCGAAGCGCTACTGGAGGCCGAACGGGGCAACTACACCGCGGCGCAGCAGCGTGTCGAGGCGGCCCGGATCGCCGCCCTGATCGCGCAGAAACGAGCCCACGACACCAACATCGACGGCATCCAGCGGATGTTGCGGGAACGCGCCGGCGAGTCGGAACCCCTGCGCCGGGTTGCCGCAGCCGCCGTGCGTGCCTGGCACGCCCGGGTCACCGACGACATCGCCCAGGAACAGACGGCCGTCACCGCAGCGCGGGCCGGCCACCAGCAGGCCGACCGAGCCGTCGATCACGCCACCAAGGCCAGTGCCGCAGCAGGGGCCGCGATCAGCGACGCGAGCGCCCGCGAGACCAGCGCGATCAGCCAGCTCGACCGCATCCAGCGGCAGCGCGATGCCGCCGTCGCCAAAGGCGACCTGCGCGACGGTGAACCGGCAGCCGACGCTCTCGACCGGACGCGGCAGGAGTCCGAAGGCCTGCGCGACACGGGCGAGACCATCGAGGCCGCCCTTACCGAAGCCAAGAACGACTTCACGCAGGCCGACAGCGCCGTGCGTAAGCTGTCCGGTCAGCACAAGGACGCGAAATCGGCCCTCGATGCCGCGACCAAGATCCGGCAGCAGGTGCAGGACGCCACCGACAAACTCGCCCGCGACATCGAATCCAGCGGCTTGGTCGATCTCGATCCCGTCGTCCTGAACGATCACGCCGACACCGTCGTCTCCGTCCTGCAGGCGGTCGCTGAACGCGCCAACCAGGACCACCTGCGGGCCGCCGAACGGGTCGCCGCGGCCCGCCGGGCGACGCAGTCGCTGGAGAGCCGCGGACTGTTGCCCGCACGCGCCGACATCACCGAACTCTGCGAGGAACTGCGGGGCCGAGGGCTCGGCGCCCGGCCCGGCTGGGACTTCTTGGCCACCCTCGACGAGACGGTGGCGCTACGGGGCGCCACCGCCCATCCCGGGCTCGCCGACGGCATCGTGGTGGTGGTCCCGGAGGACCTCCCGAAGGTGGTCACCTACCTGCAAGGACACCGCGAGGCGCTCGGCGGCCCGATCGTGGTCGGCGCCCCAGACGCCTTCGGCCTCGACCTCAATGCTGGCGGGCAGGACCAGCAGCCCGAGACGGCGATCGAGGCCGTCCTCCCGCACGAGGCGTTCTGGTCGGCCGCCGCCGGTGCGCAGCAGCTCGCCGAGCGCCGAGATGACGAGTCCGCGCACGAGCGGGCAACGGTCACGTCGCGGCGCCTGTACGACCAGGCCGTCCAACTCAGGCGCGAGGTCAACCGATGGAAGTCCGAGATCGGCCCAGAAAGGCTCCAACAGGCCGAAGAAGGCGTCAGGACCGCCCAGGCCATCACCAACGACATCAAAGGCCAGCTCGACGAAGCGGAGACCCACCGCACCCGAGTGGGCAAGCACCGCGATGAAGTCGCCGCTCGCCTGAGCGAGGCGAGCAAACTGCAGCGGGCCTGCGATCTACGCCTGGAACGGCTGACGTCGCTGGCGAGTTCCCTCGCCGAGGAACCGTCGCTGCGCGCCGCGCTCGATAAGAGCCGTACCGATCTCGCCGAGGCGCGAAAGCTCCAGGACCAGGCGGCCCAAGACCTCGAAGCCGCCAAGGAGATGCGACAGGCCCGGTTCGCGGAGATCGAGGAACGCATCCTGGCCGTCGGCCAGCTCCGGCACGAGCTGGCCGAGGCCGACGCGGCGGCCACCGGTGTCCTGCAGCCCGGCGACGACGAGGGCGACGTCGAGGTGACCTTCGACCGTGCTGCCCTCGCCCAGCAGGCCCGCGACGCCATCGACCGGTGGAAGGGCGCCCTCACCGACGATCAGCTCACCGCACAGCTCAACCTGGCCACCCTCCAGCTGCGTACGGTCGAACAGCGGCTGCAGTCCGAACCCGAGGAGATCCGCGCCGCTGCCGCCGCCCTCATCGAGCAGCATCCCACCCGGACCTCGGCCGACTTCGACACCGAGACGGAGCGTCTGCGCAGAGACGTGGAACGCCTGGGCATCCTCGTCGGTAAACGCGAGAGCAACCGAGATCAGCGCAAGGCCCAGTTCGATACGACCACGGAGAAGTACCGCACGCTCTCCTTCCCGGACACGCTGACGGGCGAGGAGCGGTCGGACGATCCGGTCACCGCCGAAGCCATCCTGACAGCCTTGTCAGATCAGGAAACGGTGGCGAAGGACGCCGTCACGACGGCCGAGCAGATCGAGAAGCAGGTGGCGAATACCGTCACCACCATCGCGGCCCGACAGCAGGTGCTGGCGAACGTGGCGTCGGCGATCGACGGGAAGGTGTCGCTGCTGGCCGCGGGCCAGCTGCTGACCGAGACCATCGACCTGGAGGACCGCCGCTTCGCACTGAACGCGGAGGCGGTGCTCGCGACCGCCCCCACCGCGGTCGCCACCTTGATCAGCGCGGTGGGAGCCGGCGGCTCGACCGAGGACCTGCGCACCAGGACCCAGGCGAGCGTCGAGGCCGTAGCAGCGTCGGTGGAGACCATCGTCAAAGCCGTCCGTGAGGTCCACGCCCGTGCTGAGGACCGGCTCGGCCGGCTGGCCTACTCCCTCGACACCATCGCCGACGAGGTCGTGGCTGGCGAGAAGATCGCGCAAACCCTGCGTCGTAACCGCGGCGCCAGCCTCGCCCGGCTGGCCGTGCGCCACCATCATGACCTGGTCAACCGGCGTGACTCGACTGCCCACCACGTCGCGACGTTCGAGGAACGTCTCGGTCGTCTGGCGGACATCGCGCACAGCAGCATCGAACGGCTGCGCCGCTCGGTGATCGGAACCGTCCGGGACTCGGTTCTTCCCGACACCCCGGCCATGGGCAGGTGGGCGGGACTTCCGCTGCTCAGACTCTCAGGGCTCGACGCGCTGACCACCGAACAGCGCCGCGCTGCCATCCTCTCCACGCTGACCCGCTGGTTCGATCCCGAGCTGCACGGGCGACGGCGGGCGTTCGACACCGACGAGACGATGTTCGAACTGCTGGAAGCGATCACCCCCAGGTTCTCGGCGAAGATCCTGATCCCATCCGACCCGCTCGACCCGGAACACAAGCCGGTGGAACAGGTCGCCATGGAAACCTCCGGCGGCGAAGGCGTCACCGTCGCGCTGATCCTGGCCGGCCTCCTCGCAGCCCGCCGCGCGACCGCCCACGGCTACCGCCGCACCACCCTGCTGCTGGACAACGCGTTCGCGAAGCTGACCAAACCGGCGTTCCTGCGACTGGCCCGCGACGTCGCCACCTCGCTGAACGTATCCCTGGTCGTGCTCACCGGGATCAAGGACAACGGCGCGCTGACAGTGTTCCCCACCGTCGTACAGCTGAGGGTCTCCCGACGCTCGACCGCGAACTTCGTCGTCCCCGCCGGCGTCGACGACAGCCGCCTGCAGAACCTACTGCGCGACGGCGCCCTGTACGCCTCCGCCGTCGAATGGAATGCCGCCCACAACGACACGGGGGAAGCCGGCGTGTGGCCGGTGATGTCGAGTGCCACCGTCGCGTTCGACGAACAGCTCACCCTCGACCTGGCCGATCCGACGGACACCGGCATGGTCCCGAACGACGAGCTCACCGAGGACGAGGACGCCGCGTGA
- a CDS encoding GNAT family N-acetyltransferase, with protein sequence MTEKLRRLGPARDGTPAPIFGYLEQAGEVQAAFYRLPPRGLSVTSLTPEQAEILVAQLTSFGHSLPSVSAEHHTAAAFAEAWRQQTGVKSTLRAQLRLHRLSVLAPPESTPVGRGRLAGERDHEHIIGWCREFAADVGEVVTINAASWPSTRFAEKRYTFWVTPDGTPVSMAGVTPMVAGQVRVDPVYTPADLRGHGYAAAVTVEVSRAALAAGATDVVLFTDAANPTSNALYQRIGYVPIADWTAYDLTSTSPNAS encoded by the coding sequence GTGACCGAGAAACTGCGCAGGCTCGGGCCGGCACGAGACGGAACTCCGGCCCCTATCTTCGGCTACCTGGAGCAGGCCGGCGAGGTCCAGGCCGCGTTCTACCGTCTCCCCCCTCGCGGCCTGAGCGTCACCTCCCTCACGCCTGAACAAGCAGAGATCCTCGTCGCCCAGTTGACTTCCTTCGGGCACTCGCTTCCTTCCGTCAGCGCGGAGCACCACACCGCCGCTGCCTTTGCCGAGGCCTGGCGGCAGCAGACAGGTGTCAAATCGACACTGCGTGCCCAGCTTCGCTTGCACCGTCTCAGCGTCCTGGCGCCGCCAGAATCCACACCAGTCGGCCGCGGCCGACTCGCGGGTGAACGGGACCACGAGCACATCATCGGCTGGTGCCGAGAGTTCGCCGCAGACGTCGGGGAAGTTGTTACCATCAACGCCGCTTCCTGGCCCAGTACCCGCTTCGCTGAGAAGCGCTATACCTTCTGGGTAACTCCGGATGGCACGCCTGTCTCCATGGCGGGCGTGACCCCGATGGTCGCTGGCCAGGTTCGAGTGGACCCCGTCTACACCCCGGCGGATCTGCGCGGTCACGGCTACGCGGCCGCCGTGACGGTCGAGGTGAGCAGAGCCGCGCTCGCCGCCGGTGCGACGGACGTCGTCCTCTTCACGGACGCCGCCAACCCCACCAGCAACGCTCTTTACCAGCGCATCGGATACGTTCCGATCGCAGACTGGACTGCCTACGACCTCACGTCGACCAGCCCAAACGCCAGCTAG
- the mobF gene encoding MobF family relaxase, whose amino-acid sequence MLTVTRIAPGAGITYLTRQVATGRHDFRPAQPHSVVAYHADPAAHSEAPGWWAGQSNALFGVHGDVTEQQLQRLLAEGKNPVTGEQLGRLWRQYQPMDDTARQAAVEKAWAKLPADATYEQIARVWLNIWTAPERRPVAGFDVTVSPVKSVSLLWAFGDDTVKQQVMAAHHEGVRATLEHLRAHGAFTRLGTNGLVQVDTDGLAASVWDHRMSREKDPQLHSHIIVSAKVRVTRNGRQDWLSLDSRAFYQASIAARIAYERAVETELGRRLGVRFAAREGSPIREIIGFTPRMLAHYSKRRAAIETEMDERLTDPAAGRERVRAGRWRRRAQDATLRTRQLKDGPESTRDAVARWHREDRAAGLNTSTAVRHIVAGTVSDHIGHAALQILREAERTLAGRRLDLDTLHHAAVHLGIRDDAQRQLVVDAAARRVPHLAVEQAIHDLSTERAVFTLDHLELAIGRVLHVPAGTARTADWQHVQHLAAHAVRTHAAGLRVLTPPALMEWGDTLVRGSDRQSIYTRHRDLQLSTQPVLAAEKELIAYATRRGATPAARALLAEVAGELDLSPEKREALLFAVGDDRRVTGIVGPAGTGKTYLQRAVGVAAHRANIPVLGLTVSQNAAYVLAEATREGGSPGIRTENIAMWLHAQHTPPEGTTPADWTFAPGQWVIVDEASQASTLDLVRLTQLLDAVGGKLILVGDPEQISAIGPGGMFRYLASLGNTTTLTEVRRFAETWEGPASLRLRDADTTVLAEYDRRGRILGGDRQHLTRQVLDGWAADIIQGRSSLIMVETEAEAADLAAQARRILISAGLVQDGQAVTLANGTRASVGDLIVTRRNNRDLIADGRFVANRDQWQVVDVSEGGALQVRHTTTQATLMLPTEYVAEHVQLAYAATVDSAQGRTVDVGRALVDSATNRARLYVMATRGRLLNQIAVITSEEPPESHPPQPPTAGITVLADILRTDTTDRSATETEQTLWADVDALARWDAIYDDLTARAATPRYTSVIRRVAGDTVAANLAADPAMPALAARLQGLAAAGYDPEQVLVAVASERELHSARDTAAVLAWRIDNAYRDIRPDPTIAISGPQTGTYTDRLPDIDGDLGTALADVAAICDRRIKALAENAAQHQPAWSRALGPLPEDEAGRRHWLSGAAVVAAYRDRYTITGDDPIGPEPSDRDPARWGAWHRAQLVLGIATLAGKVTAASDSQLRTLMEAQRAADRAAPPYVSGELRNAHTRLVAAEQHLRDSRIALAAAQHHATTLTAPPPATPTPAWWRPTATRARTATEQHAAAVDSLRAQVLVDELSARLDHARARVTAAADDVAVLEERHRDWNTWYQQALPIRYAGLAAAAESARRAHNLATSTRRLADAARQTADRVHAVDANRPNRHTTAVREQLADQAVNSQRRVTDTTDPDMPQTETPDLDLGHD is encoded by the coding sequence ATGCTCACGGTTACCCGCATCGCACCCGGGGCCGGGATCACCTACCTGACCCGGCAGGTAGCCACCGGCCGGCACGACTTCCGACCAGCTCAACCCCACTCCGTCGTCGCCTACCACGCCGACCCGGCCGCCCACAGCGAAGCACCCGGCTGGTGGGCCGGGCAAAGCAACGCATTGTTCGGAGTCCACGGCGACGTCACCGAACAGCAACTACAACGACTGCTCGCCGAGGGAAAGAACCCCGTCACCGGTGAACAACTCGGCCGCCTGTGGCGGCAATACCAACCGATGGACGACACCGCCCGCCAAGCCGCCGTCGAAAAAGCATGGGCCAAACTCCCAGCGGACGCCACCTACGAGCAAATCGCCCGCGTGTGGCTCAACATATGGACCGCCCCGGAACGGCGACCCGTAGCCGGTTTCGACGTCACCGTTTCCCCGGTGAAAAGCGTCAGCCTGCTGTGGGCTTTCGGCGACGACACCGTCAAGCAGCAGGTGATGGCCGCCCACCACGAAGGGGTCCGCGCCACCCTCGAACACCTGCGTGCCCACGGCGCGTTCACCCGGCTCGGCACCAACGGCCTGGTGCAGGTCGACACCGACGGCCTCGCCGCCAGCGTCTGGGACCACCGCATGTCCCGGGAGAAAGACCCGCAACTGCACTCGCACATCATCGTCAGCGCGAAAGTCCGCGTCACCCGCAACGGCCGCCAAGACTGGCTGTCACTCGACAGCCGCGCCTTCTACCAGGCCAGCATCGCCGCCCGCATCGCCTACGAACGCGCCGTCGAAACCGAACTCGGCCGCCGGCTCGGCGTGCGGTTCGCCGCCCGCGAAGGCTCCCCGATCCGCGAGATCATCGGGTTCACCCCGCGCATGCTGGCGCACTACTCCAAGCGCCGCGCCGCCATCGAAACCGAGATGGACGAACGGCTCACCGACCCGGCAGCCGGTCGAGAACGCGTACGGGCCGGCCGGTGGCGGCGCCGCGCACAAGACGCCACCCTGCGTACCCGCCAGCTCAAGGACGGCCCTGAATCGACCCGCGACGCCGTGGCTCGCTGGCATCGCGAAGACCGAGCCGCCGGTCTGAACACCTCGACCGCGGTCCGGCACATCGTCGCCGGCACGGTCAGCGACCACATCGGCCACGCTGCGCTTCAGATCCTGCGCGAGGCCGAACGCACCCTGGCCGGACGCCGCCTGGACCTCGACACCCTGCATCACGCCGCTGTTCACCTCGGGATCCGCGACGATGCGCAGCGCCAGCTTGTAGTCGATGCCGCGGCCCGGCGGGTTCCTCACCTGGCGGTCGAGCAGGCGATCCACGACCTCAGCACCGAACGGGCGGTGTTCACCCTCGACCACCTCGAGCTGGCCATCGGCCGGGTCCTGCACGTGCCTGCCGGCACCGCACGCACCGCCGACTGGCAGCACGTACAGCACCTCGCCGCCCACGCCGTACGCACCCACGCGGCCGGACTGCGCGTCCTCACGCCGCCAGCGCTGATGGAATGGGGCGACACCCTCGTGCGCGGCAGCGACCGGCAGAGCATCTACACCCGCCACCGCGACCTGCAACTGTCTACCCAGCCGGTCCTGGCCGCCGAAAAGGAACTCATCGCCTACGCCACCCGCCGCGGCGCCACCCCGGCCGCCCGCGCGCTGCTCGCCGAGGTGGCCGGGGAACTCGACTTGAGCCCGGAGAAGCGGGAAGCGCTGCTGTTCGCCGTCGGCGACGACCGGCGCGTCACCGGCATCGTCGGGCCGGCCGGCACAGGCAAGACCTATCTGCAGCGGGCCGTCGGCGTCGCCGCGCACCGGGCGAACATCCCGGTGCTCGGCCTGACCGTGTCGCAGAACGCCGCGTACGTGCTCGCCGAAGCCACCCGCGAAGGCGGATCGCCGGGGATCCGGACCGAGAACATCGCCATGTGGCTGCACGCCCAGCACACCCCACCCGAAGGCACCACACCCGCGGATTGGACCTTCGCCCCAGGGCAGTGGGTCATCGTCGACGAGGCATCCCAGGCGTCCACCCTCGACCTCGTGCGCCTCACCCAGCTACTCGACGCCGTCGGCGGGAAACTGATCCTGGTCGGTGACCCCGAGCAGATCTCCGCCATCGGGCCCGGCGGCATGTTCCGCTACCTCGCCTCGCTCGGCAACACCACCACCCTGACCGAGGTCCGCCGCTTCGCCGAAACGTGGGAAGGCCCCGCATCGCTGCGGCTGCGTGACGCGGACACCACCGTGCTCGCCGAATACGACCGGCGCGGCCGCATCCTCGGCGGCGACCGCCAGCACCTCACCCGGCAGGTCCTCGACGGGTGGGCCGCCGACATCATCCAAGGCCGCTCCAGTCTCATCATGGTCGAAACCGAAGCTGAAGCCGCCGACCTCGCCGCGCAGGCCCGCCGCATCCTCATCAGCGCCGGACTCGTCCAGGACGGCCAGGCGGTCACGCTGGCCAACGGCACCCGCGCCAGCGTAGGCGATCTGATCGTGACGAGGCGCAATAACCGCGACCTGATCGCCGACGGTCGGTTCGTCGCCAACCGAGACCAGTGGCAGGTCGTCGACGTGAGCGAAGGCGGCGCCCTGCAGGTCCGGCACACCACCACCCAGGCCACCCTCATGCTGCCGACCGAATATGTTGCCGAGCACGTCCAGCTCGCCTACGCCGCCACCGTCGACTCCGCCCAGGGCCGCACTGTCGACGTCGGCCGCGCTCTGGTCGACTCCGCGACCAACCGGGCCCGTCTCTACGTCATGGCCACCCGCGGTCGGCTGCTCAACCAAATCGCGGTCATCACCAGCGAAGAACCACCGGAAAGCCATCCTCCGCAGCCGCCCACCGCCGGGATCACCGTGCTCGCCGACATCCTGCGCACCGACACCACCGACCGCTCCGCCACCGAAACCGAGCAAACCCTGTGGGCCGACGTCGACGCCCTGGCCCGCTGGGATGCGATCTACGACGACCTCACCGCCCGCGCCGCCACCCCCCGCTACACCAGCGTCATCCGCCGCGTGGCCGGCGACACCGTCGCCGCGAACCTGGCCGCCGACCCCGCCATGCCCGCCCTCGCCGCCCGCCTGCAGGGCCTCGCCGCCGCCGGATACGACCCCGAACAGGTCCTCGTCGCGGTCGCCTCCGAACGAGAACTGCACAGCGCCCGCGACACCGCCGCCGTGCTCGCCTGGCGCATCGACAACGCCTACCGCGACATCCGGCCCGACCCGACCATCGCCATCAGCGGCCCCCAAACCGGCACCTACACCGACCGGCTACCCGACATCGACGGCGACCTCGGCACCGCCCTCGCCGACGTCGCGGCCATCTGCGACCGCCGTATCAAAGCCCTCGCCGAGAACGCCGCGCAACACCAACCCGCCTGGAGCCGCGCTCTCGGACCCCTGCCAGAAGACGAAGCCGGACGCCGCCACTGGCTCTCCGGCGCCGCCGTCGTCGCCGCCTACCGCGACCGCTACACCATCACCGGCGACGACCCGATCGGCCCCGAACCCTCCGACCGTGACCCGGCACGGTGGGGAGCCTGGCACCGCGCCCAACTCGTCCTCGGCATCGCCACCCTCGCCGGCAAAGTCACCGCCGCCTCCGACAGCCAGCTGCGCACCCTCATGGAAGCGCAACGCGCCGCCGACCGCGCCGCCCCGCCCTATGTCAGCGGCGAGCTCCGCAACGCCCACACCCGTCTCGTCGCCGCCGAACAGCACCTGCGCGACAGCCGCATCGCCCTCGCCGCCGCCCAGCACCACGCCACCACCCTCACCGCCCCGCCACCGGCCACCCCGACACCGGCCTGGTGGCGACCCACGGCAACCCGGGCCCGCACCGCCACCGAACAGCACGCCGCCGCGGTCGACTCACTGCGCGCCCAGGTCCTTGTCGACGAGCTCAGCGCCCGTCTCGACCACGCCCGCGCCCGCGTCACCGCGGCCGCCGACGACGTCGCCGTCCTCGAGGAACGCCACCGCGACTGGAACACCTGGTACCAGCAGGCCCTACCGATCCGCTACGCCGGCCTCGCCGCCGCCGCCGAATCCGCACGCCGCGCCCACAACCTGGCCACCAGCACCCGGCGCCTAGCCGACGCCGCCCGCCAAACCGCCGACCGCGTCCACGCCGTCGACGCCAACCGTCCTAACCGGCACACCACCGCCGTCCGTGAGCAGCTCGCCGACCAGGCCGTCAACAGCCAGCGCCGCGTCACCGACACCACCGACCCGGATATGCCGCAGACCGAAACACCGGACCTGGACCTTGGCCATGACTGA
- a CDS encoding FAD-dependent monooxygenase → MNTPTPSRLNPKLRIAVVGGSLTGPTTALLLLHAGFDNVALYEAVPASAPLGGGLIGLEHSALDVLDQLGVPQDEFVRYNSEAVVEFAVHGRRPGAEQRHLYAGRNTTWSLLHPALTRRLPAEVLHTGKRVTGLDTAHGRPLLHFADGDTAPADLVVFADGRASTGRRLLDPDRQLHYAGYVAHRGQTDTILPGLADFLRFEPDRSGMQFNVAPIPGGTDWTFYLGATAAQYTDFFGAAPTRRVFALPQHVTGTARAAVDDSAQRYLPDEQAALVHATGTRMAAAVMDIDPPTRMAWPVGDGHAVLIGDALAPVRPHTARGANNGIEQAAGLAAALTQHRKYGADLATALHGWQHRHLPAAVAAVELGPALARQHGLGA, encoded by the coding sequence ATGAACACGCCTACTCCCAGCCGTCTCAACCCCAAGCTGCGGATCGCCGTCGTCGGCGGATCACTGACCGGCCCCACCACCGCGCTGCTGCTGTTGCACGCCGGCTTCGACAACGTCGCCCTCTACGAGGCCGTGCCCGCCAGCGCCCCGCTCGGCGGCGGGCTGATCGGCCTGGAACACTCGGCGCTCGACGTCCTCGACCAGCTCGGCGTGCCGCAGGACGAGTTCGTCCGCTACAACTCCGAGGCCGTGGTGGAGTTCGCCGTCCACGGGCGCCGGCCCGGCGCCGAGCAGCGCCATCTCTACGCCGGCCGTAACACCACCTGGTCGTTGCTGCACCCGGCGCTGACCCGCCGCCTGCCCGCCGAGGTGCTGCACACCGGCAAACGGGTCACCGGTCTGGACACCGCGCACGGCCGGCCGCTGCTGCACTTCGCTGACGGCGACACGGCGCCCGCCGATCTGGTGGTCTTCGCCGACGGCCGCGCCTCCACCGGGCGGCGGCTGCTCGACCCGGACCGGCAGCTGCACTACGCCGGCTACGTCGCCCATCGCGGCCAGACCGACACCATCCTGCCGGGTCTGGCCGACTTCCTGCGCTTCGAACCGGACCGCAGCGGGATGCAGTTCAACGTAGCGCCGATCCCCGGCGGCACCGACTGGACCTTCTACCTCGGCGCCACCGCCGCCCAGTACACCGACTTCTTCGGCGCCGCACCGACCCGCAGAGTCTTCGCCCTGCCGCAGCACGTCACCGGCACGGCCCGCGCCGCCGTCGACGACAGCGCCCAGCGCTACCTGCCCGACGAGCAAGCCGCCCTCGTCCACGCCACCGGCACCCGAATGGCCGCCGCGGTCATGGACATCGACCCGCCGACCCGCATGGCCTGGCCGGTCGGCGACGGGCACGCCGTGCTCATCGGCGACGCGCTCGCCCCGGTGCGCCCGCACACCGCCCGCGGCGCCAACAACGGCATCGAACAAGCCGCTGGCCTGGCCGCCGCTCTCACTCAGCACCGTAAGTACGGCGCTGACCTGGCGACCGCCCTGCACGGCTGGCAGCACCGCCACCTACCCGCCGCTGTCGCCGCGGTGGAACTCGGTCCGGCCCTCGCCCGTCAGCACGGTCTCGGCGCCTAA